A single genomic interval of Notolabrus celidotus isolate fNotCel1 chromosome 13, fNotCel1.pri, whole genome shotgun sequence harbors:
- the LOC117824393 gene encoding trichohyalin-like, with protein sequence MSGRLLSRLRALRTEYVPITEEETIPREPSEDLNEENAILQQTVDELRIKLEQCTSKKKRTLQLENEMYSAQVKSLNEEVDTMRNRMREMTVENETLHAENIVLHRNKIETTESMAVRMDENSTLEEKMEMIESRVTVLESDNVTLREQNNALKFEVSETKAALDENSTLKEQMEMIENRATVLESDNVTLREQNNALKAEVSETKAALDENSTLKEQMEMIENRATVLESDNVTLREQNNALKAEVSETKAALDENSTLKEQMEMIENRATVLESDNVTLREQNNALKFEVSETKAALDENSTLKEQMEMIESRATVLESDNVTLREQNNALEAEVSQTKAALQEQVKTAEALEQRDGLMKQENQSLNQQCRLLHQELQETKELACNAQRAARENEMETIEGLKQELQEVRTKFYDRYDDLHVQSLVVNCILDDLNTCQSRCDTLKQEKESLSHQNQALQEQLETVRKGKQELRESDSILLRQQKDALELELQETQKRLVDGEEAMRQENKALQDLVQEFKTIAEELKVFQGTQENQQTQQIHALQRKVQEVQGGLREDDLSERAQILQIHLELKNKEALQRDALPLVKDPGETAAEFKTVADQMNADVTRPHRNFFTRWFY encoded by the exons ATGAGTGGAAGACTCCTCTCACGTCTCAGAGCTCTGAGAACTGAGTATGTCCCCATCACAGAAGAAGAGACAATCCCCAGGGAACCCAGCGAGGACTTAAACGAAGAAAATGCGATCCTGCAACAAACCGTGGACGAGCTCCGGATTAAACTTGAGCAGTGTACCAGCAAGAAAAAAAGGACCCTCCAGTTAGAAAATGAGATGTACAGtgcccaagtcaagtccctgaATGAAGAAGTGGACACCATGCGCAATAGGATGAGGGAAATGACTGTAGAAAATGAAACTCTTCACGCAGAAAATATAGTTcttcacagaaataaaatagaaacgACAGAGAGCATGGCAGTGAGGATGGATGAGAACTCCACTCTTGAAGAAAAGATGGAAATGATTGAAAGTAGAGTGACTGTATTAGAAAGTGATAATGTGACCttgagggaacaaaacaatgCTCTGAAGTTTGAG GTTTCAGAGACCAAAGCAGCTCTGGATGAGAACTCCACTCTTAAAGAACAGATGGAAATGATTGAAAATAGAGCGACTGTATTAGAAAGTGATAATGTGACCttgagggaacaaaacaatgCTCTGAAGGCTGAGGTTTCAGAGACCAAAGCAGCTCTGGATGAGAACTCCACTCTTAAAGAACAGATGGAAATGATTGAAAATAGAGCGACTGTATTAGAAAGTGATAATGTGACCttgagggaacaaaacaatgCTCTGAAGGCTGAGGTTTCAGAGACCAAAGCAGCTCTGGATGAGAACTCCACTCTTAAAGAACAGATGGAAATGATTGAAAATAGAGCGACTGTATTAGAAAGTGATAATGTGACCttgagggaacaaaacaatgCTCTGAAGTTTGAGGTTTCAGAGACCAAAGCAGCTCTGGATGAGAACTCCACTCTTAAAGAACAGATGGAAATGATTGAAAGTAGAGCGACTGTATTAGAAAGTGATAATGTGACCttgagggaacaaaacaatgCTCTTGAGGCTGAGGTTTCACAGACCAAAgcagctctgcaggaacaagTGAAGACTGCTGAAGCTCTGGAGCAGAGGGACGGCTTGATGAAGCAGGAGAACCAGTCTCTAAACCAACAGTGCAGACTCCTCCACCAAGAACTTCAGGAGACCAAGGAGCTGGCCTGTAATGCTCAAAGGGCCGCCAGAGAAAACGAGATGGAAACAATTGAGGGCCTGAAGCAAGAACTTCAGGAGGTCAGGACAAAATTTTACGATAGATATGATGATCTTCATGTCCAGTCTCTGGTGGTCAATTGTATTTTGGATGATTTAAACACCTGTCAGAGCAGATGTGATACACTGAAACAAGAGAAAGAGTCTTTGAGTCATCAAAATCAGGCCCTACAAGAACAACTTGAGACTGTCAGAAAGGGTAAGCAAGAGCTCAGGGAAAGTGACAGCATATTGTTGAGACAGCAGAAAGACGCCCTGGAACTAGAACTTCAGGAGACTCAAAAAAGGCTGGTTGATGGCGAGGAGGCCATGAGGCAAGAAAACAAGGCTCTTCAAGACCTGGTTCAGGAGTTCAAGACTATTGCTGAAGAACTCAAAGTCTTTCAGGGCACCCAAGAAAATCAACAAACTCAACAAATCCACGCCCTGCAGAGAAAAGTTCAAGAGGTCCAGGGAGGACTGAGGGAGGACGATCTGTCTGAGAGGGCACAGATTCTTCAGATTCATCTagagttaaaaaataaagaggcCCTCCAGAGAGATGCTCTGCCTCTTGTAAAGGATCCTGGGGAGACTGCCGCCGAATTCAAGACTGTGGCTGACCAGATGAATGCAGACGTCACCAGACCTCACAGGAATTTTTTTACTCGCTGGTTCTACTAA